Proteins from one Colias croceus chromosome 22, ilColCroc2.1 genomic window:
- the LOC123701734 gene encoding trifunctional enzyme subunit beta, mitochondrial produces MASQIAKTLLKSRPTSTVKFDIARRALSVSAALQQKKTLKDKTGKNVVLVDGVRTPFLLSFTDYSKMMPHELARHSLLGLLQKTGISKDIVDYIVYGTVIQEVKTSNIAREAALTAGFSDRTPAHTVTMACISSNQAITTGVGMIAAGAYDVIVCGGVEFMSDVPIRHSRKMRAFLLKLNRAKTPAQRLSLLSTIRPDFFAPELPAVAEFSSGETMGHSADRLAAAFGATRAEQDEYALRSHTLAKEAQDKGYFTDLIPVKVESKDGAVEKDNGIRVSTPEQLAKLKPAFVKPHGTVTAANSSFLTDGASACLIMSEAKAKELGLKPKAYVRDFTYVAQDPVDQLLLGPAYGIPKILEKAGLQLSDIDTWEIHEAFAGQILANLKAMDSDWFAQNYLGRNTKVGVPDLNKWNKWGGSLSIGHPFAATGVRLAMHTAHRLVKEDGQIGLISACAAGGQGVAMLLERHPDAHTN; encoded by the exons ATGGCATCTCAAATAGCAAAAACGTTGTTAAAATCACGCCCTACTTCAACTGTAAAGTTTG ATATTGCCCGTCGAGCGCTCAGTGTGAGTGCGGCTCTCCAACAAAAGAAAACTCTAAAAGACAAGACTGGCAAGAATGTGGTCCTTGTGGACGGCGTCCGCACCCCCTTCCTCCTCTCCTTCACGGATTATTCCAAGATGATGCCACACGAACTGGCCAGACATTCACTTCT TGGTCTCCTCCAAAAGACAGGCATATCGAAAGACATAGTGGACTATATAGTATACGGCACAGTGATCCAAGAGGTGAAGACGTCGAACATAGCTCGTGAAGCGGCGCTCACTGCTGGGTTCAGCGACCGCACGCCCGCGCATACTGTCACCATGGCGTGTATATCTTCTAACCAGGCGATTACAACTG GTGTCGGCATGATAGCGGCCGGTGCGTATGACGTCATCGTATGCGGCGGTGTGGAATTCATGTCCGATGTTCCGATTCGACACTCGCGGAAAATGAGGGCTTTTCTCTTAAAGCTGAATAGAGCGAAGACCCCCGCCCAGAGACTATCCTTGTTGTCTACTATACGACCGGACTTTTTTGCTCCTGAG CTTCCCGCCGTAGCGGAGTTCTCATCGGGCGAGACGATGGGCCACAGCGCGGACCGGCTCGCGGCCGCGTTTGGGGCGACGCGCGCGGAACAAGATGAATATGCGCTGCGATCGCATACATTGGCTAAAGAGGCGCAGGATAAGGGATATTTCACTGATTTGATACCTGTTAAAG TGGAAAGCAAGGACGGTGCGGTGGAGAAAGACAATGGTATCCGTGTGTCCACACCGGAACAACTGGCTAAGCTCAAGCCCGCGTTCGTTAAACCCCATGGTACTGTCACTGCTGCTAATTCATCTTTCTTG ACTGACGGTGCGTCAGCTTGTCTGATAATGTCGGAGGCCAAAGCCAAGGAACTGGGACTTAAACCGAAGGCCTACGTCAGGGACTTCACTTATGTAGCTCAG GACCCCGTGGACCAACTTTTGCTAGGACCTGCATACGGAATTCCTAAGATCTTGGAGAAAGCCGGTCTGCAGCTTAGCGATATTGACACATGGGAGATTCATGAAGCTTTCGCT gGTCAAATCTTGGCCAACCTGAAGGCGATGGACTCGGACTGGTTCGCACAAAACTATCTCGGCAGGAACACTAAA GTTGGAGTGCCGGACCTGAACAAATGGAACAAGTGGGGCGGCTCCCTCTCTATTGGACATCCCTTCGCAGCTACCGGA GTAAGGCTAGCAatgcacacagcacacagatTGGTCAAGGAAGACGGTCAAATTGGTTTGATCTCAGCATGTGCTGCTGGTGGGCAAGGAGTCGCCATGTTGTTGGAGAGACACCCTGATGCTCATACTAACTAA